One Phaseolus vulgaris cultivar G19833 chromosome 2, P. vulgaris v2.0, whole genome shotgun sequence DNA window includes the following coding sequences:
- the LOC137812825 gene encoding AP-4 complex subunit sigma-like, which translates to MGIRFVLMVNKQGQTRLAQYYEYLTLEERRTLEGEIVRKCLARSDYQCSFVEHRNYKIVYRRYASLFFLVGVDNDENELAILEFIHLLVETMDRHFGNVCELDIMFHLEKVHFMLEEMVMNGCIVETSKSNILTPIQLVDKSS; encoded by the exons ATGGGAATCAGATTCGTGTTAATGGTGAACAAGCAAGGACAGACTCGTCTTGCACAGTATTATGAGTACCTCACTCTCGAAGAAAGACGAACCCTAGAAGGCGAAATTGTTCGCAAATGCCTCGCCCGTAGTGATTACCAG TGTTCATTTGTTGAGCATCGCAACTATAAAATTGTGTATAGACGCTATGCATCTCTGTTTTTCCTGGTTGGAGTCGATAATGACGAG AACGAGCTTGCTATTTTGGAGTTTATACATCTTTTGGTCGAAACCATGGATCGACACTTTGGCAATGTG TGTGAGCTAGATATCATGTTTCATTTAGAAAAGGTTCATTTTATGTTGGAGGAAATGGTCATGAATGGTTGCATTGTGGAGACAAGCAAATCAAATATCCTGACTCCAATTCAACTTGTGGATAAAAGTTCGTAA